Proteins encoded within one genomic window of Actinoplanes octamycinicus:
- a CDS encoding ABC transporter substrate-binding protein, translating to MNKRTLLALTSTVLLAAACTPAPKENKIADPGTQVSGTVELWHFFTEREADAIQQVITDFQNSHPNIKVTVKPGQDDSKVTQAIGAGNGPDVGLSYSTDIVGKFCSSGAWVDLKPYIERDKVDLAELNATTRSYTEFDGKRCAMPFLADAYGMYYNKDLFAKAGLAGPPKTLDELTAYAKKLTVKNADGSLKTVGFLPLYDFYENAAAHLAPATGAKWLTEDGKSAVGSDPNWKALISWQKDLVDWYGYDNLTKFKASLGDEFSADNAFQKGQVAINIDAEYRLAFLKDQSPNLRYGVAPLPTTDPARYGGGYVTGNIVGISKNAKNPEAAWELIKYLTTNDTAVIKLAGLLKNVPTTTRAIADPSLNADPDFKAFIDIFNNPNSQTSPPSASGPAYQETFGQFLTSYQSGKVTDLDQGLATADQQINSVMSLGG from the coding sequence GTGAACAAAAGGACCCTTCTTGCCCTGACCTCCACCGTTCTGCTGGCCGCCGCCTGCACCCCGGCGCCGAAGGAGAACAAGATCGCCGACCCGGGCACGCAGGTCTCCGGGACCGTCGAGCTGTGGCACTTCTTCACCGAGCGGGAGGCGGACGCCATCCAGCAGGTGATCACCGACTTCCAGAACAGCCACCCGAACATCAAGGTGACCGTCAAACCCGGCCAGGACGACTCCAAGGTCACCCAGGCGATCGGCGCCGGGAACGGGCCGGACGTCGGGCTCTCCTACTCCACCGACATCGTCGGCAAGTTCTGCTCCTCCGGGGCGTGGGTCGACCTGAAGCCGTACATCGAGCGGGACAAGGTGGACCTCGCTGAGCTCAACGCGACGACCCGGTCGTACACCGAATTCGACGGCAAACGGTGTGCCATGCCGTTCCTCGCCGACGCGTACGGGATGTACTACAACAAGGACCTGTTCGCCAAGGCCGGGCTCGCCGGGCCGCCGAAGACACTCGACGAGCTCACCGCGTACGCGAAGAAATTGACCGTCAAAAATGCCGATGGGTCCCTCAAGACCGTCGGGTTCCTGCCGCTCTACGACTTCTACGAGAACGCGGCCGCGCATCTCGCGCCGGCCACCGGCGCCAAGTGGCTGACCGAGGACGGCAAGAGCGCGGTCGGCAGCGACCCGAATTGGAAGGCCCTGATCAGCTGGCAGAAGGACCTGGTCGACTGGTACGGCTACGACAATCTGACGAAGTTCAAGGCCAGCCTCGGCGACGAGTTCAGCGCCGACAACGCGTTCCAGAAGGGCCAGGTGGCGATCAACATCGACGCCGAGTACCGCCTGGCCTTCCTCAAAGATCAAAGTCCGAATCTGCGGTACGGCGTAGCGCCGCTCCCGACCACCGACCCGGCCCGTTACGGGGGCGGCTACGTCACCGGCAACATCGTCGGCATCTCCAAGAACGCCAAGAACCCGGAGGCGGCCTGGGAGCTGATCAAGTACCTCACCACGAACGACACGGCGGTGATCAAGCTGGCCGGCCTGCTCAAGAACGTGCCGACCACGACGAGGGCGATCGCCGACCCGTCGTTGAACGCCGACCCGGACTTCAAGGCGTTCATCGACATCTTCAACAACCCGAACTCGCAGACCTCCCCGCCGTCCGCCTCCGGCCCGGCCTACCAGGAGACCTTCGGGCAGTTCCTGACCAGCTACCAGTCCGGCAAGGTGACCGACCTCGATCAGGGTCTGGCCACCGCCGACCAGCAGATCAACAGCGTCATGTCGCTGGGCGGCTGA
- a CDS encoding carbohydrate ABC transporter permease — translation MDAVRLRRGLVTFSFLAPALLGIGIFFLYPLLSAIYFSFTKFDLLSVPQWVGLDNYRHMADDPFLLQAVRNTLWMVVVFVPVRILGAIGLAMLLVRFKRGAGVFRTIYYLPALVPPVAATIAFVYLLKPGTGPVNHLLEMIGVDGPLWFNSPAWAKPSLVLLGLWAIGDLMIIFLAAVLGVPESLYEAASLDGANAWHRFRSITLPSIRPVILFAAVTGVIYTLQYFDQAAVAGSIASGQATVGAGISQSFGYPEGSTFTYPLWLYTIGFRYSALGYANALAIALFVVALAVTVILLRRAKAFSGEES, via the coding sequence GTGGACGCGGTCCGCCTGCGCCGGGGCCTGGTCACCTTCTCCTTCCTCGCCCCCGCACTGCTCGGCATCGGCATCTTCTTCCTCTATCCGCTGCTCTCCGCGATCTATTTCTCCTTCACCAAGTTCGATCTGCTCTCCGTGCCGCAATGGGTCGGGCTGGACAATTACCGGCACATGGCGGACGACCCGTTCCTGCTCCAGGCGGTGCGCAACACGCTGTGGATGGTGGTGGTCTTCGTCCCGGTCCGGATCCTCGGCGCGATCGGGCTCGCCATGCTCCTGGTGCGATTCAAAAGAGGAGCAGGCGTCTTCCGTACGATCTACTACCTGCCCGCCCTGGTTCCGCCGGTGGCCGCCACCATCGCGTTCGTCTACCTGCTCAAGCCGGGCACCGGCCCGGTCAACCATCTCCTCGAGATGATCGGCGTCGACGGCCCGCTCTGGTTCAACTCGCCGGCCTGGGCCAAGCCGTCGCTGGTCCTGCTCGGCCTGTGGGCGATCGGCGACCTGATGATCATCTTCCTGGCGGCGGTGCTCGGCGTCCCGGAGAGCCTCTACGAGGCCGCGTCGCTGGACGGCGCGAACGCCTGGCACCGATTCCGGTCGATCACGCTGCCGTCGATCCGGCCGGTGATCCTGTTCGCGGCGGTCACCGGCGTGATCTACACGCTGCAGTACTTCGACCAGGCGGCGGTGGCCGGCTCGATCGCCAGCGGGCAGGCCACCGTCGGCGCCGGCATCTCGCAGTCCTTCGGCTACCCGGAGGGCTCCACCTTCACCTATCCGCTCTGGCTCTACACCATCGGCTTCCGCTACAGCGCGCTCGGCTACGCCAACGCCCTGGCCATCGCCCTGTTCGTGGTCGCCCTGGCGGTCACCGTGATCCTGCTGCGCCGCGCCAAGGCGTTCTCCGGGGAGGAATCGTGA
- a CDS encoding carbohydrate ABC transporter permease codes for MTLALDRPLTAAVERRRIRLAWIARHSIAIALAVMFVTPVVYLVLLSLMTSDQALTSDYWPNTWHPENYLKVFEATPLPHYLLNTVLYAGTATALTLLSSVPAAYALAKLKFRGRNALFLVVICVMMLPPQVVTVPLYLMWARYGLTGSLAPLIIPALFGDAFCIFLLRQFLLTIPSEYLDAARVDGCGEWRTLLRVVLPMARPGIAAAGLFQFFYCWNDYYGPLLYTSENESSWTLSLGLASFRTVHHVDWNLVTAATVLAMAPLIIIFFFAQRAFVQGITLTGFKG; via the coding sequence GTGACTCTCGCGCTGGACCGCCCGCTGACGGCGGCCGTGGAACGCCGGCGCATCCGGCTCGCCTGGATCGCCCGGCACAGCATCGCGATCGCCCTCGCGGTCATGTTCGTCACCCCGGTCGTCTACCTGGTGCTGCTCTCGCTGATGACCAGCGATCAGGCGCTGACCAGCGACTACTGGCCGAACACCTGGCACCCGGAGAACTACCTCAAGGTCTTCGAGGCCACCCCGCTGCCGCACTACCTGCTCAACACGGTGCTCTACGCCGGCACCGCCACCGCGCTCACCCTGCTGTCCAGCGTCCCGGCCGCGTACGCCCTGGCCAAGCTCAAGTTCCGCGGCCGCAACGCGCTGTTCCTCGTGGTGATCTGCGTGATGATGCTCCCGCCGCAGGTGGTCACCGTCCCGCTCTACCTGATGTGGGCCCGCTACGGCCTGACCGGCTCGCTCGCCCCGCTGATCATCCCGGCCCTGTTCGGTGACGCGTTCTGCATCTTCCTGCTGCGTCAGTTCCTGCTCACCATCCCGAGCGAATACCTCGACGCGGCCCGGGTGGACGGCTGCGGCGAGTGGCGCACCCTGCTGCGCGTGGTGCTGCCGATGGCCCGTCCCGGCATCGCGGCGGCCGGCCTCTTCCAGTTCTTCTACTGCTGGAACGACTACTACGGGCCGCTGCTCTACACCAGCGAGAACGAGAGCTCCTGGACCCTGTCGCTGGGCCTGGCGTCGTTCCGCACCGTCCACCACGTCGACTGGAACCTGGTCACCGCGGCCACCGTGCTGGCCATGGCGCCACTGATCATCATCTTCTTCTTCGCCCAGCGCGCGTTCGTGCAGGGCATCACGCTGACAGGATTCAAGGGTTGA
- a CDS encoding family 4 glycosyl hydrolase has product MKIAVIGGGSTYTPELVDGFARLGTTVSELVLIDPAAERLDVVGAFAARIFAHYGHPGKVTWTSDLDAGVTDADAAVIQLRVGGQRARISDETFPLDCGCVGQETTGAGGLAKALRTVPVMLDVAARIRDRAKPGAWIVDFTNPVGIVTRALLDAGHQAVGLCNVAIGFQRRFAGHLGVDPGAVVLDHVGLNHLTWERAAYVDGVDRLPDLLGAHLSEISDMVDVPAEIITMLGAVPSYYLSYFYKHDEHVRESLGQRTRGQRVAEIEAILLDMYRDVTLTTKPALLGERGGAYYSEAAVGLLGSLFGLDDTAVHSVNVRNDGTLPFLPDSAVIEVSARAGLRGPDPLPVAAVPPDLAGLISHVYGYEELALDAALRGGRDRVYRALLAHPLIGQHSRADALADRLIAAGREHLAWAR; this is encoded by the coding sequence TTGAAAATCGCGGTCATCGGTGGTGGATCCACCTACACCCCGGAGCTGGTCGACGGGTTCGCCCGGCTCGGCACCACGGTCTCCGAGCTGGTCCTGATCGACCCGGCCGCCGAGCGCCTCGACGTGGTCGGCGCGTTCGCGGCCCGGATCTTCGCCCACTACGGGCATCCCGGCAAGGTGACCTGGACGTCCGACCTGGACGCCGGGGTCACCGACGCCGACGCGGCGGTCATCCAGCTGCGGGTGGGCGGGCAGCGGGCGCGGATCAGCGACGAGACGTTCCCGCTGGACTGCGGCTGCGTCGGGCAGGAGACGACCGGGGCGGGCGGGCTGGCCAAGGCGCTGCGGACGGTGCCGGTGATGCTGGACGTCGCGGCGCGGATCCGGGACCGGGCGAAGCCGGGGGCGTGGATCGTCGACTTCACCAATCCGGTGGGGATCGTGACCCGTGCCCTGCTGGACGCCGGGCACCAGGCGGTCGGGCTGTGCAACGTGGCGATCGGGTTCCAGCGCCGGTTCGCCGGTCACCTCGGTGTCGATCCCGGGGCGGTGGTTCTGGACCACGTCGGTCTCAACCATCTGACGTGGGAGAGGGCCGCCTATGTCGACGGCGTGGACCGGCTCCCGGACCTGCTCGGCGCACACCTGTCCGAAATCTCGGATATGGTGGACGTGCCGGCGGAGATCATCACGATGCTCGGGGCGGTGCCGTCGTACTACCTCTCCTACTTCTACAAGCACGACGAGCACGTACGGGAAAGCCTCGGGCAGCGGACCCGCGGGCAGCGGGTCGCCGAGATCGAAGCGATCCTCCTCGACATGTACCGGGACGTCACGCTGACCACCAAGCCGGCGCTGCTCGGCGAACGCGGCGGTGCCTACTACTCGGAGGCGGCGGTCGGGCTGCTCGGATCGCTGTTCGGGCTCGACGACACGGCGGTCCACTCGGTCAACGTGCGCAACGACGGCACGCTGCCCTTCCTGCCCGACTCGGCGGTCATCGAGGTGTCGGCCCGGGCGGGCCTGCGCGGCCCGGATCCGCTGCCGGTCGCGGCGGTCCCGCCCGATCTGGCCGGTCTCATCTCCCATGTGTACGGGTACGAGGAACTCGCGCTCGACGCCGCCCTGCGCGGTGGCCGGGACCGGGTCTACCGGGCGTTGCTGGCGCACCCGCTGATCGGGCAGCACTCGCGGGCCGACGCGCTCGCCGACCGGTTGATCGCGGCCGGGCGTGAGCATCTCGCGTGGGCCCGATGA
- a CDS encoding N-acetylglucosamine kinase, whose product MSPAAGDLSLAADGFARPSSRAAAAGSLSRAVGSLFLAVDGGNSKTDVLLGDTSGRVLAVVRGGTSSPHNIGLPGTIEVLGKLIAAAYAQAGLPADLPVDAIAVYLAGADLPIEVTRLREAIAAQGWARHTQVDNDCFALLRAGTSMPDAVTVVCGAGNNCVGRAADGRTARFVALGPISGDWGGGHDLADYTLRAAARGEDGRGRPTALSAAVAAHFGLPTVEAVSIALHLGDLPMTRIPELTPLLFEVAATGDDVASTLITRQAREILAQHRVAATRLDLLARPHALVLGGGVLQARHPQLHDQVLAGAQAQAPLVEVTVLSTPPVAGAALLALDALGALPPAEHALRQAVTRHQPRPANSTAG is encoded by the coding sequence GTGTCTCCAGCAGCCGGCGACCTGTCCTTGGCGGCCGACGGCTTCGCTCGGCCCTCTTCCCGGGCGGCCGCTGCTGGCTCCTTGTCCCGGGCGGTCGGCTCTCTGTTCCTGGCCGTCGACGGGGGGAACTCGAAGACCGACGTGCTGCTCGGGGACACGTCCGGCCGGGTGCTCGCCGTCGTCCGCGGCGGCACCTCCTCCCCGCACAACATCGGGCTGCCCGGCACGATCGAGGTGCTCGGCAAGCTGATCGCCGCGGCGTACGCGCAGGCCGGGCTGCCCGCGGACCTCCCGGTCGACGCGATCGCGGTCTACCTGGCCGGCGCCGACCTGCCGATCGAGGTAACCCGGCTGCGGGAGGCGATCGCCGCGCAAGGCTGGGCCCGGCACACCCAGGTCGACAACGACTGCTTCGCCCTGCTGCGGGCCGGCACCTCGATGCCGGACGCGGTCACCGTGGTCTGCGGCGCCGGCAACAACTGCGTCGGCCGGGCCGCGGACGGCCGGACCGCCCGGTTCGTCGCTCTCGGCCCGATCTCCGGTGACTGGGGCGGCGGCCACGACCTGGCGGACTACACGCTGCGCGCGGCCGCCCGCGGCGAGGACGGCCGGGGCCGGCCCACCGCGCTGTCCGCCGCGGTAGCCGCCCACTTCGGCCTGCCGACGGTCGAGGCGGTGAGCATCGCCCTGCACCTGGGCGACCTGCCGATGACCCGCATCCCGGAACTCACCCCGCTGCTCTTCGAGGTAGCCGCGACCGGCGACGACGTGGCGTCCACCCTGATCACCCGCCAGGCCCGCGAGATCCTGGCCCAGCACCGTGTCGCCGCCACCCGCCTCGACCTGCTCGCCCGCCCGCACGCCCTGGTCCTGGGCGGCGGCGTCCTCCAGGCCCGCCATCCCCAACTCCACGACCAGGTGCTGGCGGGCGCCCAAGCCCAGGCCCCGCTCGTCGAGGTCACGGTCCTGTCCACCCCGCCGGTAGCCGGCGCGGCCTTGCTGGCGCTGGATGCCTTAGGCGCGCTGCCACCCGCCGAACACGCCCTCCGCCAAGCCGTCACGCGGCACCAGCCCCGGCCGGCCAACTCCACCGCCGGGTAG
- a CDS encoding DUF459 domain-containing protein yields MWEYRPALDGVRALAVTAVLLFHAGVPGTDGGFLGVDAFFVLSGFLITSLLLAEHQRSGRIDLGRFWLHRARRLLPALLAMLVATVVTARFLLDSDALGLLRADAWAALGYAANWRMIFRGTGYLAATAAPSPLQHTWSLAIEEQFYLVWPLLVAGVLIWLVHRRARAVLVALCVTGAVTSQVLCALLYQPSGIGRAYFGTDTRAQALLIGAVAALLTAPAATASTPPRYVGAPTARSTLSRYASALTARSTRPRHASALTARPTRSRYTSALTARSTRPRYTSAPAARSTRFRYAGALAWAGVGGTVVLWHTASEHSAWLYRGGLTLAALAAAAVIVDVVRHPRGLLARLLSVPPLVRLGRISYGVYLWHWPLFTFVTTDLTGLSRWPLLAVRLAGTLAVAVVSYHLVEQPVRHGALGRLLPRRVPAAATTATVAAVAVAIGWCTVTPAEPATAAAPIVIAPLDAPAQPGLNPGTASHARPNGDIEPAAQGRPSGDPGPASQDRPSGDARPAPQDRPNSDPGPAPQDRPSGDDPGPAPQGRPAPIDRPGRPPGREPRVTFLGDSVSWTIGSYLPEHPGMWTSVRAIQGCGIATLPEILQLGSPHTNYPGCTSWPRRWQRAVDRDNPDVAVVELNRWELMDRRYQGRYQHVGEPAYDDYLIGQLERAVRVAGSRGAAVALLTAAYTRRAERPDGGLYPEDRPERVDAWNRLLHRVADRHPGTVTVLDLNAVTCPDGKFTWHVRDVRMRSDGLHFTPSGVQRVIAPWLLPRLAALAAGR; encoded by the coding sequence GTGTGGGAATACCGCCCGGCGCTGGACGGCGTCCGCGCCCTCGCCGTCACCGCAGTCCTGCTGTTCCACGCCGGGGTCCCCGGCACGGACGGCGGGTTCCTGGGCGTGGACGCGTTCTTCGTGCTATCCGGGTTCCTCATCACGTCGCTGCTGCTGGCCGAACACCAGCGGAGCGGGCGGATCGATCTCGGACGGTTCTGGCTGCACCGGGCCCGTAGGCTGCTGCCCGCGCTGCTGGCCATGCTGGTCGCCACAGTCGTCACCGCACGCTTCCTGTTGGACAGTGACGCCCTCGGTCTGCTGCGGGCGGATGCCTGGGCCGCGCTCGGCTATGCCGCCAACTGGCGGATGATCTTCCGTGGCACCGGCTACCTGGCCGCGACCGCCGCGCCCTCCCCGCTGCAACACACCTGGTCGCTGGCGATCGAGGAGCAGTTCTACCTGGTCTGGCCGCTGCTGGTCGCCGGCGTGCTGATCTGGCTCGTGCACCGCCGGGCGCGCGCCGTCCTGGTCGCCCTGTGCGTCACCGGGGCGGTCACCTCGCAGGTGCTGTGCGCACTGCTCTACCAGCCATCCGGGATCGGCCGCGCCTACTTCGGCACCGACACCCGCGCTCAAGCGTTGCTGATCGGCGCGGTCGCCGCGCTGCTCACGGCCCCCGCCGCGACAGCATCAACCCCTCCCCGGTACGTCGGCGCGCCCACCGCGAGATCAACCCTGTCCCGGTACGCCAGCGCGCTCACCGCGAGATCAACCCGGCCCCGGCACGCCAGCGCGCTCACCGCCAGACCAACCCGGTCCCGGTACACCAGCGCGCTCACCGCGAGATCAACCCGGCCCCGGTACACCAGCGCGCCCGCCGCGAGATCGACTCGGTTCCGGTACGCCGGCGCGCTCGCGTGGGCCGGCGTCGGCGGCACGGTCGTTCTCTGGCACACCGCCTCTGAACACTCGGCATGGCTCTACCGGGGTGGCCTCACGCTTGCCGCACTCGCTGCCGCGGCTGTCATCGTCGACGTGGTCCGGCATCCCCGAGGTCTGCTCGCCCGGCTGCTCAGCGTGCCGCCCCTCGTGCGGCTCGGGCGCATCTCCTACGGGGTCTATCTGTGGCACTGGCCGCTGTTCACCTTCGTCACCACCGACCTGACCGGACTGTCCCGCTGGCCGCTGCTGGCCGTCCGGCTGGCCGGCACCCTGGCCGTCGCCGTTGTCAGCTACCACCTCGTCGAACAGCCGGTCCGGCACGGCGCACTCGGTCGGCTGCTGCCCCGGCGGGTACCAGCGGCAGCCACCACGGCGACGGTCGCCGCCGTCGCCGTCGCGATCGGCTGGTGCACTGTCACGCCCGCCGAGCCGGCCACCGCCGCGGCACCGATCGTCATCGCCCCGCTCGACGCCCCCGCCCAGCCGGGCCTGAATCCCGGGACCGCCTCGCACGCCCGCCCGAACGGCGACATCGAGCCCGCCGCACAGGGGCGCCCGAGCGGCGACCCCGGACCTGCCTCACAAGACCGCCCGAGCGGCGACGCCCGGCCTGCCCCACAAGACCGCCCGAACAGCGACCCCGGACCTGCCCCACAAGACCGCCCGAGCGGCGACGACCCCGGACCTGCCCCACAAGGCCGCCCGGCGCCGATCGACCGGCCGGGACGCCCGCCCGGCCGGGAGCCGCGGGTCACCTTCCTCGGCGACTCGGTGTCCTGGACGATCGGCAGCTACCTGCCGGAGCACCCGGGCATGTGGACCAGCGTCCGGGCGATTCAAGGCTGCGGCATCGCCACCCTGCCGGAGATCCTGCAGCTGGGCAGCCCGCACACCAACTATCCGGGCTGCACCTCCTGGCCGCGGCGCTGGCAGCGCGCGGTCGACCGGGACAACCCGGACGTGGCGGTTGTCGAGCTGAACCGCTGGGAGCTGATGGACCGCCGCTACCAGGGCCGCTACCAGCATGTCGGCGAACCCGCCTACGACGACTACCTGATCGGGCAGTTGGAGCGGGCGGTCCGCGTGGCCGGTTCGCGCGGGGCCGCCGTCGCCCTGCTGACCGCCGCCTACACCCGCCGTGCGGAACGCCCGGACGGCGGCCTCTACCCGGAGGACCGCCCGGAGCGCGTGGACGCCTGGAACCGCCTCCTCCACCGGGTCGCCGACCGCCACCCCGGCACTGTCACGGTCCTCGACCTCAACGCCGTGACCTGCCCGGACGGCAAGTTCACCTGGCACGTCCGCGACGTCCGGATGCGCAGCGACGGCCTGCACTTCACCCCGTCCGGCGTCCAGCGAGTCATCGCCCCATGGCTGCTACCCCGACTCGCCGCCCTGGCCGCCGGCCGCTGA
- a CDS encoding 3-oxoacid CoA-transferase subunit B: protein MSLNKHEMAALVARDIEPGSFVNLGIGQPTLVADHLPADAGIVLHTENGMLNMGPAAVGDQIDPDLTNAGKVPVTELPGSAYFHHADSFAMMRGGHLDVCVLGAFQVSAAGDLANWHTGEPDAIPAVGGAMDLAAGAKSVYVMMTLFTKDGTPKLVPECTYPLTGLRCISRVYTDLATFLITDEGVVVRETFGITVEELSSRLEVPLRQAQPA from the coding sequence ATGAGCCTGAACAAACACGAGATGGCCGCGCTGGTGGCCCGGGACATCGAGCCCGGCTCGTTCGTCAATCTGGGGATCGGGCAGCCGACCCTGGTCGCCGACCACCTGCCGGCCGACGCGGGCATCGTCCTGCACACCGAGAACGGCATGCTGAACATGGGCCCGGCCGCGGTCGGCGACCAGATCGACCCGGACCTGACCAATGCCGGGAAGGTTCCGGTGACCGAGCTGCCCGGCTCGGCGTATTTCCACCATGCCGACTCGTTCGCGATGATGCGCGGCGGGCACCTCGACGTGTGCGTGCTCGGCGCGTTCCAGGTGTCGGCGGCCGGCGACTTGGCGAACTGGCACACCGGCGAGCCCGACGCGATCCCAGCGGTCGGCGGGGCGATGGACCTCGCGGCCGGGGCCAAGAGCGTCTACGTGATGATGACGCTGTTCACCAAGGACGGGACGCCGAAACTGGTGCCCGAGTGCACCTATCCGCTGACCGGGCTGCGGTGCATCAGCCGGGTCTACACCGACCTGGCCACCTTCCTGATCACCGACGAGGGCGTCGTGGTGCGGGAGACGTTCGGGATCACGGTCGAGGAGCTCAGCTCGCGGTTGGAGGTGCCCTTGCGGCAAGCCCAGCCGGCGTGA
- a CDS encoding 3-oxoacid CoA-transferase subunit A, with product MTAKICDSTAEAVAGIRDGSTVLIGGFGMAGMPVELIDALIEQGATDLTVVSNNAGNGDTGLAALLAKGRVRKMICSFPRQADSWVFDGLYRAGKIELEVVPQGNLAERMRAAGAGIGAFYCPTGVGTPLAEGKETRVIDGRTYVLEFPIKGDVALIGAYRSDRMGNLVYRKTARNFGPVMATAGSLVIAQVHEVVETGTLDPEVVVTPSIYVDRVVAA from the coding sequence GTGACCGCGAAGATCTGCGACAGCACGGCCGAGGCGGTCGCCGGGATCCGGGACGGGTCGACCGTGCTGATCGGCGGGTTCGGCATGGCCGGGATGCCGGTCGAGCTGATCGACGCGCTGATCGAGCAGGGCGCCACCGACCTGACCGTGGTGTCGAACAACGCCGGTAACGGGGACACCGGCCTCGCCGCGCTGCTCGCCAAGGGCCGGGTGCGCAAAATGATCTGCTCGTTCCCACGGCAGGCCGACTCCTGGGTGTTCGACGGTCTCTACCGGGCCGGGAAGATCGAGCTCGAGGTGGTCCCGCAGGGCAACCTGGCCGAGCGGATGCGGGCGGCCGGGGCCGGGATCGGCGCGTTCTACTGCCCGACCGGGGTGGGGACGCCGCTGGCCGAGGGCAAGGAGACCCGGGTGATCGACGGCCGGACCTATGTCCTGGAGTTCCCGATCAAGGGGGACGTCGCGTTGATCGGGGCGTACCGGTCGGACCGGATGGGCAACCTCGTCTACCGCAAGACCGCGCGGAACTTCGGTCCGGTGATGGCGACCGCCGGATCGCTGGTGATCGCGCAGGTCCACGAGGTGGTGGAGACCGGCACGCTCGACCCGGAAGTGGTCGTTACCCCGAGCATCTACGTCGACCGGGTGGTGGCGGCATGA
- a CDS encoding thiolase family protein translates to MTSAFLYAAARTPFGRFGGALAEVRPDDLAATALRGVLATAPRLDPAAIGDVVWGCANQAGEDNRNVGRMAVLLAGLPVSVPATTVNRLCGSSLDAAIIGSRAIESGDADVVVAGGVESMTRAPWVMPKPSRAFPAGNVTAVSTTLGWRLVNDNMPKEWTASLGECNEMLGEKFSISRERQDAFAARSHNLAAAAWDEGFYSDLVVPVGDLTRDEGIRPDSSTEKLAKLKPSFRPAGTITAGNASPLNDGASAVLLGSEAAAERIGSAPIARIAGRGVSAIEPQMFGYAPVEAAERALARAGITWDDVTAVELNEAFAVQSLACLDAWNIDPEIVNAKGGAIAIGHPLGASGGRILGTLAARLKESGGRWGVAAICIGVGQALAVVLENVA, encoded by the coding sequence ATGACTTCCGCTTTCCTGTACGCCGCGGCGCGCACACCGTTCGGCCGTTTCGGCGGCGCCCTCGCCGAGGTCCGCCCGGATGACCTGGCCGCCACCGCCCTGCGGGGTGTGCTGGCCACCGCGCCCCGCCTGGACCCGGCCGCCATCGGCGACGTGGTGTGGGGCTGCGCCAACCAGGCGGGTGAGGACAATCGGAATGTCGGGCGGATGGCCGTGCTGCTCGCCGGGCTGCCGGTGTCGGTGCCGGCCACCACGGTCAACCGGCTGTGCGGCTCGTCGCTGGACGCGGCGATCATCGGGTCGCGGGCCATCGAGTCCGGCGACGCCGACGTGGTGGTGGCCGGCGGCGTCGAGTCGATGACCCGTGCCCCGTGGGTGATGCCGAAGCCGTCCCGGGCCTTCCCGGCCGGCAACGTGACCGCGGTGTCCACCACGCTGGGCTGGCGGCTGGTCAATGACAACATGCCGAAGGAGTGGACGGCCTCGCTGGGCGAGTGCAACGAGATGCTCGGCGAGAAATTCTCCATCTCCCGGGAGCGGCAGGACGCCTTCGCCGCGCGGTCACACAATCTGGCGGCCGCGGCCTGGGATGAGGGCTTCTACTCGGATCTGGTGGTCCCGGTCGGCGATCTCACCCGCGACGAGGGCATCCGCCCGGACAGCAGCACCGAGAAACTGGCGAAGCTGAAACCGTCCTTCCGCCCTGCCGGGACCATCACCGCCGGCAACGCCTCCCCGCTCAACGACGGTGCCTCGGCCGTCCTGCTGGGCAGCGAGGCGGCCGCCGAGCGGATCGGCAGCGCCCCGATCGCCCGGATCGCCGGGCGCGGCGTGTCCGCGATCGAGCCGCAGATGTTCGGCTACGCGCCGGTCGAGGCCGCCGAGCGGGCCCTGGCCCGGGCCGGCATCACCTGGGACGACGTCACCGCCGTCGAGCTGAACGAGGCGTTCGCGGTGCAGTCGCTCGCCTGCCTCGACGCGTGGAACATCGACCCGGAGATCGTCAACGCCAAGGGCGGGGCGATCGCCATCGGTCACCCGCTCGGCGCGTCCGGCGGCCGGATCCTCGGCACCCTGGCCGCCCGGCTCAAGGAGTCCGGTGGCCGCTGGGGCGTCGCGGCGATCTGCATCGGCGTCGGCCAGGCCCTCGCCGTGGTCCTGGAGAATGTGGCGTGA